The segment ATAGCGCAGCACAGGGCCGGGGCGGGGTGGAGAAGGGGGCTCTGGGGGTCGGGGGGTATGGGTGGGGGACAGCCATCACAGGAAATTAGAGGCTGTCACCAGCTCCTGGGAACTGGAAGGCTGAGGATGATGAGGTGGGGGCGGGAGCTGACAGCCCCTTCCTACCACCTCCCACTGGGAGCTGCCTGCAATGCCCCTCAGCCTGGCCCAGCGCCAGCCTAGGCCCCAATCCTGGCAGGGAGGGCACAGGAAAGCCAGGGCAGGGAAAGGGGTGTGGCCCTGGCAAGTCCTCTACTCTCCGTGAGGCCTGGTCACCTCAACAATACCTGGGGACACAGGTCCCCATCAGGGCTGCAGGAAGGTCTGGGCTTGGAGGAGACATGTGCAGCTTGAGGCCAACCCAGAGAGGGTCTAGTGTCACTCCCAATAGGGAACTCTGTCCCTGTGTACACtgccagggaaactgaggccccactAGGCAAGGCCCGAGCTTGCTGGCCAGCCTGAGGtctggagatggggtggggaagTGGCCAGTCTCACAGCAGGCAGGCCCATGAGTGAGTTGAGAGCCTCTGGGCCCAGAAGAAACAGATCCAGGGAAATAGCCCAGGGGAGGGGCTTAGAGGGCACAGGGATGCAAGAACAGATGGCGTGGCTCCCTGGGCCAGCTACCAGCAAGGAGTCTCAGCAGCAAGAGGGAGGCTGAGGAGTGTGACTGCCTGGGCTCGGCCAAGGCTGGGCAGCTGGCTCCAGTCTCCCTGGGACCGGGGCCTGGAACCGCCAGTGGCCCTAGAGCGAGTGTGGGGGGGTCCAGGGTGAagctggtgggggtggagatgaggggaGCCAGGgctgccccttcccccagccccaggccacctTGGCCAAGACCAgggacccaggagcccagggccaAGCCTGAGCCAGCTGGCGGGGTCCCTCTAGCCTCTGCCCTGCTGTGGGAACAGCCTGGCATCTGTCTTTCAAGGGACAGCCCTTCCCCCAGGGTACAGGGCCTGCCCGCCCCCTTCACACAGGCtcagctgggaggagggaaggggcctGGGGCCCGATTGCTCCTTCTCCAGAAAAGGGCAAAACCCAGGGCCTCAACAGCACTTCCCTGGCTTGCAGCCCACTTCCCGCCTCCACACCAGCGTCTTCCCTAAAAGGGACCAGCTCGCCTGCCTCCTGGCTTGGGGGAAGGGAGACTCTGCAGGGAACTGCTGGGGTCAGGGGTTGACCTCTAACCTCAGGCTCACCAGTGGTGCAGGTCCCACCGCTCACTCAGGCGGGGCTGCCACAGTCCCCAGGGGCCTCAGACATCTCTCACCTCTACCTCCACCTCCATGCAGGCACCCAGATGGAGCCCCATTCTCACCCATCTGACTCTTCCAACCCTCAACCTCTACTGGGTGACCTCTCCGTGGCTCCCGGGCCAGCCTGACTCACCCCTACCCCAGGTTAACAGGGCTGAGGGTTGGGGACCAGCTGCTGTGTGGCCTGGACGGTTCTGACCTCTGGGTCAGATGACCCAGAGTCGAGGGGGGTGGGCAGAGCTCGGCCCCCAGGACACACCCCTCCCAGAACCCCAGATGCACCTTCAACCTTGAGGGCATCCCAGGCGTGGCCCACGGCCTCCCAAGGGGACGGGATGTCCAGGAAGACGGCGTCTGCCACGTGGCTCACGCCGAAGCCGCTGTGGCACACGTCCTGGTTGCGCACAGTCACCCAGCGGCCCACACCGTGCTCCTGGAACTCCTCCCGCGCCTTCTCCGCCCGCTGCTGGTGGAACTCCACTGTGTGCAGGTGGCCTGTGGGCGCAATGGTGCGGATGATGGCGTGGGACACGGAGCCGCTGCCAGTGCCTGGGGGACAGGACGAGTATCAGGCAGACTGCTGGGGCCACCCAGGGAACAGCCCGTGCGCTCCCGGAGAGACCCACGGGGCTCACAAGGTCAGCGAGCCCAGGCTACCAGTAGGCCTCACTTGTTAGCTGCCTGCCAGTGCTGGCTGCCGTGGGTGTGGGTCCTGAGGCTCGTCCAGGGAACCACTGGGGTCAGGggctgacctctgacctctgacctccagCTCGGGGGTAGGCGAGCTGGGATTGATCCCAGATGTCTGCTGTGGGTCCAGGTGGGTGCGTGGCTGCCCCACCCAGTGCCCATGTGGGAACAAACATGGCTGCAGAGACCTAGAGATGGGGTTCTGAAAGGGGCAGAGTGGACAGAGCAGCCTGGGTCTGTCCCACTGCCTTCCACGCGGTGCCTGGGCCCCAGCTCCCTGAGTTCCCAGCCCACTCAGGTTAGTCAATCTCTGCCCCCAATCTCCTCCTGCCACAAGGGGTGCGGCTCTGCCCTCGCCTTGCTGCACTTCCGGGACCTTGACACCACCTCAGCACAGAGCCCCTCTCCCCGCCATGTCAGTGTCCCCCCATTTCCCACCAACCACAAGAGCCATTCCTCAGCTTCCTCCCGGGTACCCCTCTGCTTGGCCTCCTAGCCTGCAGCGGCCCCCATCCAGCCCGACTTGCAGGTGCCACCTACTTGATGACAACTCCCCAGGGCCATGTCCCTCCACTCCAGACTCCAGCTAGTGTCCAGTGGACACTCGCCACCTCCCCTCAGCACCCAAACAGTGCTCAGCATTAATAACCGCAAAGCTGCACCTGATGCAACGCCAAGTCCTCTCCTTGCCCAGCCTTCCCACCCCCGTCAACTACACCCCTGCTCAGCAGACAGCACGAGGCCCCTTGACTCTGCCCACTCCCACCCACGGCGCATCCGCCAGGAACTCCTGCCACCCGTCCACGTCTCTCCAGGAGCCACTCCTTGTCTTGTCCCCACCAGCCTGCCGCACCCAGCTgggcccctccctcctggctggCTCTGCAAAAGCCACCAGACTGGCCACCTTTAGTCCTGTCTCAACACTCCCCGTTGGACCAGGCTGACTCTGCTCTGCACAAGCAGCAGAACACCCCTTTCCGTGCAGGGTGGAGTCAGGCAACTAATGACGCTCCAAGTTGCGCCCCGTCTCCTCCGACCTCATTTCCTGCTCCTGCCATGCCAGCCTCTGTGCTGTCCCTCACTCAGGGCCCCTGCATGACCTCCCTTGGGGTGACACTCTCTCTCGGTTCTTGGTAGGTACCTCCTTCTCATCATTTTCAACTCAATGGCCCCTCTGCCGAGAGGTCTTCCCTAACCACCCTAACTAGAGGGATCCCTCTCGGAGTCCCCCTCAAACATGAAGCCCTGTCTTACAAGCTTTCAGCATTCAACCCACTGAAATGGTCACACTGGGCTGGCTTACTATCTGTACCCCTCTGACAAGCAGAAACCTGCTCTTTCTTGTGCACAGCTATACCCGCAGTTCCCAGAAGGGAAGCCGGCACGTCAGAGCAGCTTAGAAGCATGCCCACTGACCGAGCTCTCTCACCATAGGGGAGTGAGGCCCTGGCCGAAGGTGTACAGGGAGCGGCAAGGGATGGTGCTGGCTCTGAGTTCTGCTGTCAACCTGCCACTGGCACCCTAGCTGCCCTCGTGCTGAGTACTTGGCCTCTGCCCAGCCCCATCCACTCTGACCCAGAGCCTAGAGTCTGAATCTGAATCTTCCCATTCAAAGAGTTTGGCTGGGCAACAGGGACCATCCAATTGTCCACATGGAGAAACCAAGACCCAGAGAGCCACAGGATGGACTGAAGCCCTCAGAGAGCGACAGCAGTGGTGCTGGGGAGACTTCGTGAGCCCAACTCCAGCTGGTGGGGTCCAGGCACCTCTGGCATGTTTTCTGCCAGGCTGCATGGTTCAATCTCCACCCCAAGGCAGTCCTGGTacctctgggtgtgtctgtgtgtgtgagggcCCAAGAACAGCTGGCCTCAGGCTCTTCTAGCTGCACCCCAGGTCCTGGGCTCAGTGACAATGCGCTGGCTGGGGATGTGCATGAGGTAGGCTCCCCACATACCACAAACACCTCGGCACAGCCCTGGACACCCTCCAGGAAGGGGCACCTCTCGGTCCTGGGGCTGGGGCTCCCACTTGCAGCAGTCAGGGACTGCTCTGCCAGGCACCCTCTGCCCTTCTGTCAGCACCTCGGTCAGCAACAAGCAGCACTCTGGCCCCGCCCACCGTGGCAGGCAGGACCCTCACAGGCCACCACCTCCCGGGGGGTTATCCTTGGTCCAGTCCTGTCACCTCTCACTCAGATTGCAGCACCAGCAGCTCCCCTGCTCTGCCCTTACTCTCTGCAGTCAGTGCCCCAGAAAGATTCTGTTAAAACAGGTGGAGTGGCCATGCCTGTCCTCAGAAAGGGCATGCTGGGGGTTGTCTACACATTGGGTTTGCATCGGTTTCTCAGAGGTAGAAGCAAAGAACTCACCAGACTCACAGACCACGGCGCCGGGCCGAAGCTCCAGCATCATAGTGAGCAGCGCGATGTCCGTGGAGTAGAGGATCTGGGTGCGGTGCGGCAGGTTCAGCGTCCAGAGCTCAGGCGTGGGGTGCAGCACGTACACCCAGCCACCTCGGCCGCAGGTCACCTTGGAGCCGAAGGGGCGGCCGATGAGGTCCACTGAGTGCCGCAGGACACCGTGCCGGGTCTGGGTCTGTGCCCCACGCTGCACGCGCACTGCCACCATAGCACCATGACCCAGTGACAAGATGGCTGTGTCACCCTCTTTGATCAGCTCCTCATAAGCCACAAAGCTCATGGTACTGCAGTCTGGCAGGTGCCAGGAACCTGGAAGAGGTGTGTGGGGGCATGAGCACATAGGGCTCCAGGAGGCCGGGGGTGCGTGGTAATGCCCAGACCCTGAGCCTGGGGGTGGCGTGAATGGCTCAGGCCCTGGCACTGTGCACCAGGACAGCACAAGGCTGCACCCTAGCCTGACATTTGAAGCCCTTGTTGGTCTGGGTCATGAGACAGAAGCCCTCAGCCCAATCACGGATGGACAGACTGAGGCCAAGCAACGGCAGAGAATGGGCCCGAGGATTCCCACAACGTCAGGACCTGAGCCTCTCATCACCCGTCCCCAAAAGCTCGGCTCCCATTCTCCAAGTGTGAGATGAGAGCGGCAGCCAACGGGAAGCAGCCAACGCTCACCTCGTTTCCAGGCTCGACTGGGCAAAACCCACCTCTCCTCAATCTCCCCGAAGGCGGGCTTCCGGGCGGACGGGTGGCAGGGGGATGCAGTGAGGCAGGGCCACAAGCACAGGCTGAGGACACGCAATGGGCCTTAAACACAAGCACCGGCTCGGCCCGGGCAGAACGGGGAGGGAGGGCCGGCGCGGCGGGCACCCGCCGGGGGCGGCCCACGGAGGCTGGAGGGACGCGCAGGGCTCGCCAGGGAGACCCCCGCCCGCGCACTGTCACGTGGCCCCGCAGAGTCTCACCAGCGACACTGTGTCGACTCCTGCGGCGGGAGGCTCCGCACGTGGCACCGCGACAGCGGCCACACCACTTCCGGCTCCTCGGGCCCGGCGCCCGCCGATGACGTCACGGTGCCCTGCCGTCCCTCGCGGGATCGCGGGGCGCGCCCCCGGGTCAGCTTCCTCCCGGATGCGCGTTCCTGTGCGCGCACACGCCCGTGCAAAGACGAGCTGGGAGTCCCACCGCCCCAGCAGTGGGCCGCGCGGGCTGCGCCCAGGGCTGGGCCCCGACAGCCCTGGAGTCCCAGGCCCGCCCGCCCACGGCTAGCTGCCCAGTCCCGTGAGGACACTTTGCTGTGGGCGCTTTGTCACTGCAGATCGCTCTGGGAACACCCCTGACTGGGCCCCAGGGTGCATTCCAGAAAATGGAATCACCTATCAGAGGGTTTAGCTGGGATCAGCCGACGTACAGGAGATGGGGGTCTGGCAGGGTCTGCAGAAGCGGCCTTccgccctggccctgccctccctggtCTGCCTCCCCCGCAGGGGCACATTCTCTGCAGTGCAGAAGCCGCTTACACGAGGGAGGGGGTCCTGTGTCCCCTCCTGGGACCCAGGGTGCAATGAGAGCTGGATGAAATGGCTCAGGACAGGGCCAGTGGCCTGAGCAGGGGACTGGGGACGGGGCAGAAAAGGGAAGCAGCAGCTCTGTTATTGCTCAACAGGGCTGATTCAGAGCAGGTTCCTCTGAGGGGAGTGTGTGAgagggatggggggcaggggacagggactGTCTGCCTCCAGCACTCCGCTCCCTGCAACGCGGGCTTAGCCTTTGGGCCTGCAGAGTGATAGATGTGCCCAGCCCACTCAGCTCCCCTGTAGCCTGGGCCCTAACCCAGGGCTTGGCAGCAGTAACCCTGCTAGGACACCTCTCAGGCTGCTCCAGCCTGCTCAAATGGGAGTGGCTAGGCCCCCGCAGAGCCGGCCCCTTCCCCAGCGCTGCCAGCCTGTGGGGCTCTCTGAACTCTTCCAGGATGCACCAGGATGTCTGTGACCCTTGTCATGGGCCCCTCTGGGTCCATGGTGGAAACCCGGGTGCCTGGCTTCAGCCCTTCCATGCCCCTACCCTGGCTGGGCGTGGGTCTGGGAGCTCCGGGGATAAGAAGGTGAGGGGCTGTTGGTGGCTTCCCACTCTCTGGGTTCATGTCCCTGTGTGGCTGCATCATGGcttccctgcctcctgctctAACACTGAGACAACCCAGCCCCACCCATGGCTCACCAGCCTCTCTTCCCAGTGACTCTGCTTCACCCCCTTGGTGATGCACCGCCTGAATCACTCCCTAATTGCTCCCCTGAGATCTCAATTTTCCACTTCTCCTGGTGGTTCCTCTTTCGCCATCCACTCAGCTGTGGTGTAGAGCTGAGGCTGGACGCCTACTAAGCCTAAATTAAGACTCGATGACTTGGTGGTGGTTTCCTGTGGTCCTGACTTCCCACTTGCTTCTTTGTCCGTGACTGGCTGACCAGCTCCTCCAAGTGCCCCTCCTCCACAGCCTCCCAGAGCTGCCCTTCTGTTCCATCTGAGCCTGCCCCAGCCCTCGGTCTGAGTCCTCAAGCACTGGCCTCCTCCAGGCCAAGGGCAGAGTCTGTATACCGGGACTCCTCCAATGAGAATTGACGCTATGTAAGCCCAGCTAAGTGTCACTGCACTGAATCCTCCCCACAATCCTGTGAGGGAGGgaccactttacagatggggaaactaagactcagggaggttaagtaacttgtctaaggtcacacagccaatgagACCAAAGTGGCACTGGGATTTAAAGCCAGTAAACCTAGCTGCAGAGAAACAATGGAAGGTTTGAAAAGGGGGGGAACAGGCAGGAAGGAGACcctggaggaaagggagaagctaAGGATGCCCACAGGGGAGGCTTCTCCGCCCACATCCCTAGCAGGGATCAGGTGACCGAGgtcccctcctctctgcccagcccagcctaTGCTCTGAGACCCCAAGGAAGCCCTGCTCCTCTGCTGTTCCCAGCTAACTTCCCCTCTGGATTCTGCAGAGCTTAGGGCCAGGGCACCAGGAGGAACAATGCCTACCTGGCTGCACTCAGACACAGAGGCTGATGATGACTAAGGCCTCCAGTGCCCTGCCCTGAGCCTGGCCCACCTCTGCCTGCCCTGCACCCCCGGCTGACGGGGGTGAGGGGTGCTGATCTGTGGATGAAAGGCCAGCCACTCCTTTGAGGCTCTTCAGAGGCCAGGTGGTTAATGTATAACCAGTCATGATACATTACATCTGAGGAACATGGACCATAAACTGGCCAGGTGACGTCACCCAGCTTTTGCCTGGATTCCACCAGACTGACCTTGGTGCGCCCTGAGGAAAGTGGAGGGTCCACAGATGAGAGCCAGGTCAGCCAGGGGCAGTTCTGGCTGTGGTGGAGGCTGGCCCCTTCCAGCCCCCAACCCTTGCTGCCGCTCTGGGACCAACCAGTCTCCCAAGTAGCCCCTGCCTTGTTGGGGGCCTCACCTTGTCATTTGGGTCTGAAGGCctcactctccctccccttcccccatcacaGCTGCTGACCACCCTGCACTGTCAGTCTGAGGCCCACCCAGGTTTGGCCTGCCTGGGGTCCCCAGGGTGGTCCTTGGGTGACGTTAGCACAGGGCCAGTCACTCTGGAATCATTGAGTGATTGCAGTATCTCTGACCTGACCCCCTGTCACCCACCTTCTGATTGTCCCTTtgcttatctgcaaaatggggacaaaacAATGGGGACCCATCTCAGAAGGCTGAGGATTGCAGGAGCCCTAGGCAGGAGTGTCCCCAGGGCCTGACCCTGGGCAAGGCCGCCGCAAGCCAATGGACCTCCTCTCCAGTGTGGACCTCGCTTGTAGAGGGAGCGAGGAATGGGAGTCCTCCTTCCACCCCACAAAGTGCTCAGGTACTCGGCCAGCCTGAGGGGCGGGGAAGGTGGATGGCCTTCTGAGAAATTGCAGAGGCTGAAGACAAAGAGGAAGCCCTGAGTGCACCCCCCTTCAGGGTCTGAAAGCCAAGTCagcctccagcagcagcagcagcagcagctctggtTTCTAGAAACAGAAACTTGAGCCCATTAGGCCTTCGGGAGTGGGGCGGTGGGGAGGGTAGCTGCAGATATTTGTAAAATTGGGGGAAGGGGCTGCAAAGGGACACAGAGTACAGGAATTCCAGGCTTAAGGGACACCTGCTGTCTGGCCAGCCAGACCATTGGCCTTTTTACAATGGTTTGTTTTGTgggtctaaaaaaaaaaagaagaaaaaataaaacaccacaaAACTCAAAATGCTGACTGGGAATAGGTCAAAGCATGCCAAGGTGAGCTGGGGAAGAAGCAGGCGTCCCTTCTGGTCACCACAAGGACAGCCAGGGACAGCTGGGGAGACTCCGCACCCTTTGATGAGCACACAGGCAGAGGTCACTGAATGTGCCGGTCCTCTGGGTCTCTCTTCAGCGCCCACTCCCCACATACCTTGGaattcctggctctgccctgccccagccGCGCCCATCTCCTCCCATCTCCTGCTGGTGTTCTGTGCACTTGGCTGCTCACTCAGGGCCAGTCTTCCCTCAGCAGCAGCCCATGTTCACCTTGCTTCCAACAGAGCTCACCATGCAGGCCTGGGAAGATTTTGTGAAATATACACGTAGATAAGGGGTTCCCCCTTTCTGGCTTTACTCACGAAGCAACATATGATGGGCATTAGCTACAGAAGCTCCAATGCACTCTTTAATAGCTGTATGCTTTTCCACACCACAGACATGCCTCTCTACCCGTTGGCTACTCCCCAAATGATGGGTGAGTTATATCCAGGTTGGTTTGTGTTTGTTTCTCCCACCACACAACTCTTGGCCTATCTGCAAAGAGAAATGACTGTCCTTTCTATCGGCTggattcctagaagtgggattgctgggtcaaggagtgtgaacatttttaattttaataaatcctGCCAGATTACTTCCCAAAAAGGATGTAGCAATTCACAGTTGCAAGCAGTGTGTGAACGCCTGTCTCCCCACATTCCAACCCATAGCCAACACTGGCTGCTGTCAATCTtacatttttgccaatctgaGTGTGTTGGGGGTAATAGAATGTAGAgacattgttgttttaatttgcctgATTTTGATTTATagtgagttcttttttttcctaatctcaCATATACTTATTGCTTGTGTTTCATCTTTGCCAACCTCTGGGGACtgcctttgggggtggggtggtgagacTGAACCTGTCCCCAGCAGAGAGGGCCTAGGGCTGGGGTCTGGAGACTGAGAGACTGTGTACTCCCCAGCGGCCTCTCAGGGTTACAGTGTTCCTGCATCTACCAGGAGGCGCAGGGTTCGGGGTCGCTGGCTCAGATCCCCCAGAGCCTGagtacttgcccaaggtcaaggcAGCGCAGGTGCCGCTGGGCTGGGCCGCAGCCAGACTGCGCCTCCGGTGCGCCTTCGCTCTGCACCAAGATCACCCGGGAGATGCAAGCGGGCACCTTGAGAACGGTCGGCGGCTCAGAACCAGCTCAGaccgggcggggcggggcgggggcagTACCTGCTGCAGAAGCCCGAGCCTCTCTGGCCCGGCCTctcgctgccgccgccgccgcgccacCGCGGGGACTGGCAAAGGAAGACAGTGGCGGGATGCAGACAAGCCCGGGCGTCCTCAAGTGCCGGGTGGctctcctgcctcagtttcccgcGGTGTGGGGGGCAATTCCAGGACGTCCAAGGGTCTGAGGTTCCGGCTTTGGGGTCCTGGGCAGGCgccgggcggggcgggcgggTTGTGCCGGGGTCCCAGCGAGGAGACACACAGGGTGGGCGGCCTTGGGGGGTGGTCTGGAGCTGCGGGCGGAGGACAAAGCAGCGGCACCTCCCCGCAGTGCAGGCCAATGGAATGAATGGGCTATAAATAGCGGCCAATGGGCGGCCCGCGTTGCGCCCCTTAAGAGCCAAGGGAGCGGCGAGCGGCCGCTGTTTGCCAGCGCCGCGCCCGGAGTTGCTTAAGGACCGAGCGCTCCCCCTACGCCCGGACGCCTGGTGAGTGGGCCCGAGGGCTGGGGATGGCCGTGCTGGGCGCCGGGGCAGCGGCGATGCACACAGAGGGACCCTGGGGCATCGTGCGCTCCGGACGCGCACGGGCAGGCAGCCGCGAGCGCGCGCGCTGGCGGGTCTGCGGTCCTTGGTGGTGCCGGCGCCCTCTGCCTGCGCTGCGGACCCCGCTGACCTTGGCCGCATCCCAGGTTGACTGGGGGCCAGGGCTGCGGGGTCCTGAGTGGTTTGCAGGTCCGGGGGAGGCCGGGTGCGCCGGGTCCCCGCTGATGCCGCGTCTCCCCAcagcccgccgcccgccgccgccgccgccatgcCCTTCTCCAACAGCCACAACACGCTGAAGCTGCGCTTCCCGGCGGAGGACGAGTTCCCCGACCTCAGCAGCCACAACAACCACATGGCCAAAGTGCTGACCCCCGAGATGTACGCTGAGCTGCGCGCCAAGAGCACGCCGAGCGGCTTCACGCTGGACGACATCATCCAGACCGGAGTGGACAACCCGGGTACGCGCACCCCCGTCCCGGGGTCAGGATACTCCCGGGGCTAAAGTCCAGCGCCCTCCAGAACCCCTCTCGGGCCAGAGTTCCCGCGCAGCCACAGGGTCCTCGGCTGCTTGCTCAGGCCTGGCGGTGACGTCACTGTCCCCTTCCTCGCCCCCCAGGCCACCCGTATATCATGACCGTGGGCTGCGTGGCGGGCGACGAGGAATCGTACGAGGTGTTCAAGGAGCTCTTTGACCCCATCATCGAGGACCGTCACGGCGGCTACAAACCGGGCGATGAGCACAAGACCGACCTCAACCCCGACAACCTGCAGGTGCGGGGTGGCCCGGGTGGCGGGGCGGGCTGGGAGTGGGGTCTCGGCGCTCACCCCCGCTCGGCCTGCAGGGCGGAGACGATCTGGACCCCAACTACGTGCTGAGCTCTCGGGTGCGCACGGGCCGCAGCATCCGCGGCTTCTGCCTCCCTCCGCACTGCAGCCGCGGGGAACGCCGCGCCATCGAGAAGCTCGCGGTGGAAGGTAGGGGTCTGCCCGCCCCGGCTCGGCCGCCTCCGCGTCCCCGGCCCCGCCCCAGCTTGTTTACCAGTCACCCGAGCCACCGCCGAGTTCTTATCTGCGCGCGCGGTCCGGTTTCCCGAGAGACCGAGGCCCAGTCCCGCACCGACTGCGGCCGGGCTGGGGTCCGGCGAGGGCCGCCCGCCTGAGTCACCTCCTCCGACCGCCGCCG is part of the Rhinolophus sinicus isolate RSC01 linkage group LG03, ASM3656204v1, whole genome shotgun sequence genome and harbors:
- the TRMT61A gene encoding tRNA (adenine(58)-N(1))-methyltransferase catalytic subunit TRMT61A isoform X3, producing the protein MSFVAYEELIKEGDTAILSLGHGAMVAVRVQRGAQTQTRHGVLRHSVDLIGRPFGSKVTCGRGGWVYVLHPTPELWTLNLPHRTQILYSTDIALLTMMLELRPGAVVCESGTGSGSVSHAIIRTIAPTGHLHTVEFHQQRAEKAREEFQEHGVGRWVTVRNQDVCHSGFGVSHVADAVFLDIPSPWEAVGHAWDALKVEGGRFCSFSPCIEQVQRTCQALAARGFSELSTLEALPQVYNVRTVSLPAPDLGAGPGPGPDACPFRSGTPMKEAVGHTGYLTFATKSPA
- the TRMT61A gene encoding tRNA (adenine(58)-N(1))-methyltransferase catalytic subunit TRMT61A isoform X1, translating into MGAAGAGQSQEFQGSWHLPDCSTMSFVAYEELIKEGDTAILSLGHGAMVAVRVQRGAQTQTRHGVLRHSVDLIGRPFGSKVTCGRGGWVYVLHPTPELWTLNLPHRTQILYSTDIALLTMMLELRPGAVVCESGTGSGSVSHAIIRTIAPTGHLHTVEFHQQRAEKAREEFQEHGVGRWVTVRNQDVCHSGFGVSHVADAVFLDIPSPWEAVGHAWDALKVEGGRFCSFSPCIEQVQRTCQALAARGFSELSTLEALPQVYNVRTVSLPAPDLGAGPGPGPDACPFRSGTPMKEAVGHTGYLTFATKSPA
- the TRMT61A gene encoding tRNA (adenine(58)-N(1))-methyltransferase catalytic subunit TRMT61A isoform X2, with product MGAAGAGQSQEFQGSWHLPDCSTMSFVAYEELIKEGDTAILSLGHGAMVAVRVQRGAQTQTRHGVLRHSVDLIGRPFGSKVTCGRGGWVYVLHPTPELWTLNLPHRTQILYSTDIALLTMMLELRPGAVVCESGHLHTVEFHQQRAEKAREEFQEHGVGRWVTVRNQDVCHSGFGVSHVADAVFLDIPSPWEAVGHAWDALKVEGGRFCSFSPCIEQVQRTCQALAARGFSELSTLEALPQVYNVRTVSLPAPDLGAGPGPGPDACPFRSGTPMKEAVGHTGYLTFATKSPA
- the TRMT61A gene encoding tRNA (adenine(58)-N(1))-methyltransferase catalytic subunit TRMT61A isoform X4, which translates into the protein MSFVAYEELIKEGDTAILSLGHGAMVAVRVQRGAQTQTRHGVLRHSVDLIGRPFGSKVTCGRGGWVYVLHPTPELWTLNLPHRTQILYSTDIALLTMMLELRPGAVVCESGHLHTVEFHQQRAEKAREEFQEHGVGRWVTVRNQDVCHSGFGVSHVADAVFLDIPSPWEAVGHAWDALKVEGGRFCSFSPCIEQVQRTCQALAARGFSELSTLEALPQVYNVRTVSLPAPDLGAGPGPGPDACPFRSGTPMKEAVGHTGYLTFATKSPA